The following are encoded together in the Corticium candelabrum chromosome 1, ooCorCand1.1, whole genome shotgun sequence genome:
- the LOC134183493 gene encoding KRAB-A domain-containing protein 2-like isoform X1 → MGSETKTSLLGNWLKVANVSEIYDILITIHEGSRVHAGYRKVFADVQKQYFGIPRPAVQQFVKTCVICACKTPQMSVATVKAIISPGFMRRGQIDLIDMTVDPDGDFKYIGHYVDHFTKFNFLWPQHRKKSVEVARCLIKNVFSVVGLPLILQHDNGKEFCNKIIRKVVRLWPGDCKIVTGRPRHPQSQGLVEQAHRTVQHMLAVRRAEYPGTGWTKYLSLVQYAMNTQIHSAINVAPYDVVFGQPPTDGVFPGCHKDVQPEEEDLLKVLKDIPTLTDEYGNDSPDEGDGHVEDHTVSTYDGIDFSEKRFVEMDEVSTCTKTDRTYQLGNGNDYIETSEGSTGGLLGTNRQHIQRRKRALDNYIKSAEKQMYKHSKSKRVKLQPYAVGDYVTVRIPQQDRMSTDLPRLLAVVVEIRGTKRISYPSQVKVRSFGEIV, encoded by the exons ATG GGAAGTGAAACAAAGACATCTTTGCTTGGGAACTGGCTGAAAGTAGCGAACGTGTCTGAAATATATGATATCCTCATAACTATTCATGAAGGCTCTAGAGTACACGCTGGATATCGGAAAGTTTTTGCAGAT GTTCAAAAGCAGTATTTTGGCATCCCGAGACCTGCAGTTCAACAATTTGTGAAGACATGCGTTATCTGCGCATGTAAAACGCCACAAATGTCAGTAGCTACTGTCAAGGCGATTATTTCACCAGGTTTCATGCGAAGAGGCCAGATAGATCTTATTGATATGACAGTAGACCCTGATGGAGACTTCAAATATATCGGTCATTATGTTGACCATTTTACCAAATTCAATTTCCTGTGGCCTCAGCATAGGAAGAAGTCAGTGGAAGTGGCCAGATGTCTTATTAAAAATGTCTTCAGTGTTGTTGGTCTCCCACTTATATTACAGCATGACAATGGGAAAGAATTTTGCAATAAG ATCATTCGAAAAGTTGTTAGATTATGGCCAGGAGATTGCAAAATTGTGACAGGTCGTCCACGCCATCCTCAATCTCAAGGCCTTGTCGAACAGGCCCATAGAACTGTACAACATATGCTTGCTGTCCGTCGTGCAGAGTATCCAGGAACGGGATGGACCAAATATCTTTCCTTAGTGCAAT ATGCTATGAACACACAAATCCATAGTGCAATCAATGTGGCGCCTTATGACGTTGTTTTTGGACAGCCTCCAACAGATGGTGTGTTTCCTGGTTGCCATAAAGATGTTCAACCTGAAGAAGAGGATTTGCTGAAGGTTCTAAAAGATATTCCTACATTGACTGACG AATATGGCAACGATTCCCCTGATGAAGGAGATGGTCATGTGGAGGATCACACAGTTTCTACAT ATGATGGCATTGATTTTTCTGAGAAACGCTTTGTGGAGATGGATGAAGTTTCTACGTGTACAAAAA CAGACAGAACATATCAATTAGGCAATGGCAATGATTATATAGAGACTTCAGAAGGATCAACAG GTGGCTTGTTAGgaacaaatagacaacacatacaaagaagaaagagagCGTTAGATAATTACATCAAATCAGCAGAGAAGCAAATGTACAAGCATTCCAAAAGCAAACGGGTGAAACTACAACCATATGCAGTGGGTGACTATGTCACTGTTAGAATTCCCCAACAAGACAGGATGTCAACGGATCTCCCACGTCTTCTTGCAGTAGTGGTTGAAATCCGAGGGACAAAGAGAATCAGCTACCCGTCTCAG GTCAAAGTACGGAGTTTTGGAGAGATTGTATGA
- the LOC134183493 gene encoding KRAB-A domain-containing protein 2-like isoform X2, which produces MGSETKTSLLGNWLKVANVSEIYDILITIHEGSRVHAGYRKVFADVQKQYFGIPRPAVQQFVKTCVICACKTPQMSVATVKAIISPGFMRRGQIDLIDMTVDPDGDFKYIGHYVDHFTKFNFLWPQHRKKSVEVARCLIKNVFSVVGLPLILQHDNGKEFCNKIIRKVVRLWPGDCKIVTGRPRHPQSQGLVEQAHRTVQHMLAVRRAEYPGTGWTKYLSLVQYAMNTQIHSAINVAPYDVVFGQPPTDGVFPGCHKDVQPEEEDLLKVLKDIPTLTDEYGNDSPDEGDGHVEDHTVSTSERACQFVNSTISSLPDNHNDKDNDGIETLLEDIPTLDKHDGNDSSDKGDEDDVEMARVCRDIL; this is translated from the exons ATG GGAAGTGAAACAAAGACATCTTTGCTTGGGAACTGGCTGAAAGTAGCGAACGTGTCTGAAATATATGATATCCTCATAACTATTCATGAAGGCTCTAGAGTACACGCTGGATATCGGAAAGTTTTTGCAGAT GTTCAAAAGCAGTATTTTGGCATCCCGAGACCTGCAGTTCAACAATTTGTGAAGACATGCGTTATCTGCGCATGTAAAACGCCACAAATGTCAGTAGCTACTGTCAAGGCGATTATTTCACCAGGTTTCATGCGAAGAGGCCAGATAGATCTTATTGATATGACAGTAGACCCTGATGGAGACTTCAAATATATCGGTCATTATGTTGACCATTTTACCAAATTCAATTTCCTGTGGCCTCAGCATAGGAAGAAGTCAGTGGAAGTGGCCAGATGTCTTATTAAAAATGTCTTCAGTGTTGTTGGTCTCCCACTTATATTACAGCATGACAATGGGAAAGAATTTTGCAATAAG ATCATTCGAAAAGTTGTTAGATTATGGCCAGGAGATTGCAAAATTGTGACAGGTCGTCCACGCCATCCTCAATCTCAAGGCCTTGTCGAACAGGCCCATAGAACTGTACAACATATGCTTGCTGTCCGTCGTGCAGAGTATCCAGGAACGGGATGGACCAAATATCTTTCCTTAGTGCAAT ATGCTATGAACACACAAATCCATAGTGCAATCAATGTGGCGCCTTATGACGTTGTTTTTGGACAGCCTCCAACAGATGGTGTGTTTCCTGGTTGCCATAAAGATGTTCAACCTGAAGAAGAGGATTTGCTGAAGGTTCTAAAAGATATTCCTACATTGACTGACG AATATGGCAACGATTCCCCTGATGAAGGAGATGGTCATGTGGAGGATCACACAGTTTCTACAT CTGAAAGAGCTTGCCAATTTGTCAATAGTACCATTAGTTCTCTTCCAGACAACCACAATGACAAAGACAATGATGGTATAGAAACGTTGTTAGAAGATATCCCTACATTGGATAAAC ATGATGGCAATGATTCTTCTGATAAAGGAGATGAAGATGATGTGGAGATGGCCAGAGTTTGTAGAGATATATTATaa
- the LOC134188866 gene encoding uncharacterized protein LOC134188866, whose protein sequence is MGFLTVVELVCSCLSIAGATILVAATFASKKAYDSDNTGCSSKCPLYSKFTFKDGFSIECGKKGVCDTALFAGFAALATAVLFVVQLILVFIHERRSGQDGKLSRVRCLTFPKMLLSILCVVILLGIAIMVSAGVALYCDSQESAWKTAAKKSGVDVDFPGCRKMDETLRIGLDKWPENGFLTMEVMLAGGWIMFVSWLVIMIINIIEYHRRRRAYTIDFNELKDSTTYT, encoded by the exons ATGGGGTTTCTTACCGTTGTTGAGCTTGTCTGCTCGTGTCTATCAATTGCTGGAGCAACCATTCTTGTTGCAGCTACGTTTGCTAGCAAGAAAGCCTATGACTCTGACAACACTGGTTGTTCTAGCAAGTGCCCCTTGTATTCGAAGTTTACATTTAAAGACGGGTTTTCCATCGAATGCGGCAAGAAAGGAGTTTGTGATACTGCTCTATTTGCTGGATTTGCTGCTTTGGCGACTGCAGTGCTGTTTGTTGTACAACTTATTCTCGTGTTTATACACGAACGTCGTTCCGGACAAGACGGCAAACTATCAAG GGTTCGCTGTTTGACTTTTCCAAAAATGCTTCTGTCCATTCTCTGTGTTGTTATCTTGCTTGGAATTGCTATCATGGTATCAGCTGGGGTAGCTCTGTATTGTGATAGTCAAGAAAGTGCTTGGAAGACAGCGGCCAAGAAATCGGGCGTTGATGTTGATTTTCCAGG TTGTCGGAAAATGGATGAGACATTGCGCATAGGGTTGGACAAGTGGCCTGAGAATGGATTTCTAACTATGGAAGTGATGTTG GCAGGAGGATGGATAATGTTTGTCTCTTGGCTTGTTATCATGATTATCAATATCATCGAGTATCACCGACGTCGTCGTGCATATACAATCGATTTCAACGAGTTGAAGGATTCAACCACTTATACCTAG
- the LOC134195811 gene encoding uncharacterized protein LOC134195811 isoform X2 — MLLALFFVLGLFAIAVVTSVGAAVYCEHLKAVWKEANETVTYPGCQEYDRWVAQLPESGWPSNGFVTMQAMMAGVWLSFVFWLCVCCDHRSVSTTSTTCQIKPVYKAERLCTCGHIVQLKRSNLTVGV, encoded by the exons ATGCTTCTAGCATTATTTTTCGTGTTGggtttgtttgcaattgctgttGTGACATCTGTGGGAGCAGCTGTCTATTGTGAGCATCTAAAGGCTGTGTGGAAGGAAGCAAACGAGACCGTAACATATCCAGG aTGCCAAGAATATGATAGGTGGGTTGCACAGCTACCAGAGAGTGGCTGGCCCAGCAATGGTTTTGTGACAATGCAAGCAATGATG gcAGGGGTATGGCTCTCGTTTGTGTTTtggctttgtgtttgttgtgaccATCGTTCAGTATCTACAACGTCAACAACTTGCCAGATCAAGCCAGTTTACAAAGCTGAAAGACTCTGCACATGCGGTCACATCGTACAGCTCAAACGATCTAATCTGACTGTAGGTGTTTAG
- the LOC134195811 gene encoding uncharacterized protein LOC134195811 isoform X1, with protein MRCFRLRHSLSLKMLLALFFVLGLFAIAVVTSVGAAVYCEHLKAVWKEANETVTYPGCQEYDRWVAQLPESGWPSNGFVTMQAMMAGVWLSFVFWLCVCCDHRSVSTTSTTCQIKPVYKAERLCTCGHIVQLKRSNLTVGV; from the exons ATGCGTTGTTTTAGGCTTCGTCACAGTTTATCGCTGAAGATGCTTCTAGCATTATTTTTCGTGTTGggtttgtttgcaattgctgttGTGACATCTGTGGGAGCAGCTGTCTATTGTGAGCATCTAAAGGCTGTGTGGAAGGAAGCAAACGAGACCGTAACATATCCAGG aTGCCAAGAATATGATAGGTGGGTTGCACAGCTACCAGAGAGTGGCTGGCCCAGCAATGGTTTTGTGACAATGCAAGCAATGATG gcAGGGGTATGGCTCTCGTTTGTGTTTtggctttgtgtttgttgtgaccATCGTTCAGTATCTACAACGTCAACAACTTGCCAGATCAAGCCAGTTTACAAAGCTGAAAGACTCTGCACATGCGGTCACATCGTACAGCTCAAACGATCTAATCTGACTGTAGGTGTTTAG